A section of the Streptomyces sp. CG1 genome encodes:
- a CDS encoding GNAT family N-acetyltransferase codes for MGTEHTTEPTVLAPEDFDRWWDGVVRAFGGGPASSEERELDRSLTEFARTLAVRDGDEIVGTAGAFSFRMTVPGGAVVPTAGVTMVSVAATHRRRGVLTSMMRRLLDDAHAKGEPLAALHASEPAIYGRFGYGAATLQLNAEIDTARVTLALPHGTDEVRVRYASPADALKECEAVYAALVPGRPGMLARQPGWERQGLLDPESEREGASALQCVVAERDGEVTGYTRFRTKLGWGPSGHDGTVTLEDLAALDPATEGALWRFLFGIDLMSTLAVRGRPVDDAWQHLVSDIRRCRPRLRDAGYVRLVDVGAALSARTYLAPVDVVFEVADAFCPRNEGRCRLTGDANGASCKRTSDAAEVSLSVRELGAAYLGGTTLLSLAAAGRVRELRPGALAEASVAFGSPVAPWLSHGF; via the coding sequence ATGGGGACTGAACACACGACCGAACCGACCGTGCTGGCGCCGGAGGACTTCGACCGATGGTGGGACGGTGTGGTGCGTGCGTTCGGGGGTGGGCCCGCCTCGTCCGAGGAGCGCGAACTGGACAGGTCCCTCACCGAGTTCGCCCGCACGCTGGCCGTGCGGGACGGGGACGAGATCGTCGGGACGGCGGGCGCGTTCAGCTTCCGGATGACCGTGCCGGGCGGGGCCGTGGTGCCCACCGCCGGTGTGACCATGGTCAGCGTGGCGGCGACGCACCGGCGGCGCGGGGTGCTGACGTCGATGATGCGGCGGCTGCTGGACGACGCGCACGCCAAGGGTGAGCCGCTGGCCGCGCTGCACGCGTCCGAGCCCGCGATCTACGGCCGCTTCGGGTACGGCGCGGCGACCTTGCAGCTCAACGCCGAGATCGACACCGCCCGGGTCACCCTGGCGCTGCCCCACGGCACCGACGAGGTGCGTGTGCGCTATGCGTCGCCCGCCGACGCCCTGAAGGAGTGCGAGGCGGTGTACGCGGCTCTGGTGCCCGGCCGGCCCGGCATGCTGGCCCGGCAGCCCGGCTGGGAGCGGCAGGGGCTGCTCGACCCGGAGAGCGAGCGGGAGGGGGCGTCGGCGCTGCAGTGCGTGGTCGCCGAGCGGGACGGAGAGGTCACCGGGTACACGCGGTTCCGTACCAAGCTGGGCTGGGGGCCGAGCGGGCACGACGGCACGGTGACGCTGGAGGACCTGGCCGCGCTGGACCCCGCGACCGAGGGGGCGCTGTGGCGTTTCCTGTTCGGCATCGACCTGATGTCGACGCTGGCGGTGCGCGGGCGACCGGTCGACGACGCCTGGCAGCACCTGGTCTCCGACATCCGCCGCTGCCGGCCACGCCTGCGGGACGCCGGGTATGTGCGTCTCGTGGACGTGGGTGCGGCTCTGTCGGCGCGCACCTATCTGGCGCCGGTGGACGTCGTGTTCGAGGTGGCGGACGCCTTCTGCCCCCGGAACGAGGGGCGTTGTCGGCTGACCGGCGATGCGAACGGCGCGTCCTGCAAGCGGACGTCCGACGCGGCCGAAGTGTCGCTTTCGGTGCGGGAGTTGGGGGCGGCGTACCTGGGTGGTACGACCCTGCTGTCGCTGGCGGCGGCCGGGCGGGTACGGGAACTGCGGCCCGGGGCGCTGGCGGAGGCGTCGGTGGCGTTCGGCTCACCGGTCGCGCCGTGGCTGTCGCACGGCTTCTAG
- a CDS encoding Fpg/Nei family DNA glycosylase → MPEGHTIHRLAQDYAARFQGAAPRVTSPQGKFSDAAALLDRAELTATEAHGKHLFLRFRDTDWIHIHLGLFGKVGFGDAPAPPPTDTVRLRLATDTAYVDLRGPTTCALITEGEKHAVHGRLGPDPLREDADPSAAYRRISRSRTTIAALLMDQKIVAGVGNVYRAEVLFRHGIDPYRAGKDVTPAEWDALWSDLVALMHEGVRNNRIDTVRPEHTPEAMGRPPRVDDHGGEVYVYRRAALPCHICGDEIRTAGLAARNLFWCPTCQQR, encoded by the coding sequence TTGCCGGAAGGGCACACCATTCATCGGCTGGCTCAGGATTACGCCGCGCGGTTCCAGGGCGCAGCCCCTCGTGTCACCAGCCCCCAGGGCAAGTTCTCCGACGCCGCTGCCCTTCTGGACCGCGCTGAACTGACCGCCACCGAAGCCCACGGCAAGCACCTCTTCCTGCGGTTCCGGGACACCGACTGGATCCACATCCACCTCGGCCTCTTCGGCAAGGTCGGCTTCGGTGACGCCCCCGCACCACCGCCGACCGACACCGTGCGCCTGCGGCTCGCGACCGACACCGCCTACGTCGACCTCCGCGGCCCCACCACCTGCGCGCTGATCACGGAGGGGGAGAAGCACGCCGTACACGGCCGCCTCGGCCCCGACCCGCTCCGCGAGGACGCCGACCCGAGCGCGGCGTACCGGAGGATCTCCCGCAGCCGTACGACGATCGCCGCGCTGCTGATGGACCAGAAGATCGTCGCGGGCGTGGGCAACGTCTATCGCGCCGAGGTTCTCTTCCGGCACGGCATCGACCCCTACCGCGCGGGCAAGGACGTCACCCCGGCCGAGTGGGACGCCCTCTGGTCCGACCTCGTCGCGCTGATGCACGAGGGCGTGCGGAACAACCGCATCGACACCGTGCGCCCCGAACACACCCCGGAGGCGATGGGGCGGCCGCCGCGCGTGGACGACCACGGCGGCGAGGTGTACGTCTACCGACGTGCCGCCCTGCCCTGCCACATCTGCGGCGACGAGATCCGCACCGCCGGCCTCGCCGCCCGCAACCTCTTCTGGTGCCCCACCTGCCAGCAGCGCTGA